In the Candidatus Latescibacterota bacterium genome, one interval contains:
- a CDS encoding chromate transporter: MGLYWSIFFAFLRVGTFGYGGGPALIPLIEDEVVHNYAWLTAEEFIDALAMANALPGPIATKLAICIGLKTGGVIGAFSALTAILLPSSIFIIILSILYYKFRNVPSVQGMIRGIRPVVIALLMVTVAHLAPRSVCSWDTVMIALAAFLVVFFLKVHPIYTIAAAAVVGLIFYR; this comes from the coding sequence GTGGGATTGTACTGGTCTATATTTTTCGCTTTTCTCAGGGTCGGGACGTTCGGCTATGGCGGAGGCCCCGCTCTAATACCACTCATCGAAGATGAGGTCGTGCATAACTACGCATGGCTCACGGCGGAGGAATTTATAGACGCCCTTGCCATGGCCAATGCCTTGCCAGGCCCGATAGCGACGAAACTGGCTATATGCATCGGACTGAAGACCGGTGGTGTGATCGGGGCGTTCTCTGCGCTAACAGCAATACTGCTGCCATCGAGTATCTTTATCATCATTCTAAGCATTCTCTATTACAAGTTCAGAAATGTGCCCTCAGTGCAGGGGATGATAAGGGGGATCAGGCCGGTTGTCATCGCGTTGCTGATGGTCACCGTGGCTCATCTGGCTCCGAGATCTGTCTGTTCCTGGGACACTGTGATGATAGCTTTGGCCGCTTTTTTGGTAGTCTTTTTTCTGAAGGTCCATCCGATTTATACAATAGCCGCGGCAGCTGTCGTCGGACTGATTTTTTACAGATAA